The genome window AGTAACCCACGGCGAAGGCAATGCAGCCGTAGAAGATCCACAGCCACCAGCGCGGCAGCGGGTTGTCCAGCTCCTTGATGCCGTCCCATTCGTGACCGGTCGTCTCGATGCCGGTGTGGTCGTCGCGCTCGCGGTCAGACATGGTCGTCCTCGTCCTTCTCGAGCGGGAGTTGGGCGAGGCGGCGGAAGGCCTCGCCATTACGGGGCCAGAGCGCATAGGCGATGCCGGCAAAGAAGATCGCGCCGAAGTAGACCAGTCCGCCCTGCTGGGCGAAACGGGCCACGGTCTCGTAGTCCAGGCCGCTCATCGCATATTGTCCGGATCTTCGGCCTGATAGGTGCGGAAATCGACCATCGTGCCGAGTTGCTGAAGGTAGGCGATCAGGGCGTCCATCTTGGTCAGACGCGCCGGATCGCCGTCGAAGTCGCCCTGGACGATACGAGGGCCGTAGCGGCCCCGCAGGGCAGAGGTTTCGCTGGCGTAGGGATCGACCTGGGCCCGGGCATCGGCCTCGGCGTTCTCGATCTCGTCGTCGGTATAGGGCACGCCCACCGTCCGCATCGTCGCCAGCTTGGCGCGAATGGCGTGCAGGTCCAGGTCCTGATCGGCCAGGAAGACGTAGGGAGGCATGTTGGACTCGGGCACCACCGAGCGCGGGTCGCCGAGGTGCTGGCGGTGCCACTCGTTGGAGTATTTGCCACCGACCCGGGCCAGGTCTGGCCCGGTGCGCTTGGAGCCCCACTGGAACGGGTGGTCGTACATGCTCTCGGCAGCCAGACTGTAGTGGCCGTAGCGTTCGACCTCATCGCGCAGGGGCCGGATCATCTGGGAGTGGCAGCTGTAGCAGCCCTCGGCGATGTAGATGTCGCGGCCGGCCAGTTCGAGCGGGGTATAGGGGCGAACGCCCTCAACCTCCTCGATCGTGCTCTCGACCCAGAACAGGGGCGCGATCTCGACGATGCCGCCGATCGAGACGACGATGACGATGCCGAGGATCAGCAACAGAGAGTGCCGCTCAAGCGGTCCGTGTTTCTTCCACATGGTGATCCTCACTCGGCCGGCAGCAGGTGCGGCGCGATCGCCGTCGCGGTCTCGGAGGCTTCCGGGGACGGCATGCGGATCGTTCGCCACAGGTTGTAGGACATGATGAGCGTGCCGCTCAGGAACATCAGGCCGCCGACGGTGCGGATGACGTTCTCGATGTGCTTGGCGGCGACGGTCTCGATGAAGCTGTTGGCCAGGTAGCCGTCGGGCGTGTACTCGCGCCACATCAGGCCTTCCATGATGCCGGAGACCCACATCGCGGTGATGTAGAGAACGATGCCGGTGGTCGCGATCCAGAAATGCCACTCGACCAGGGCGTTCGAGTACAGACGGTCCTTCTTCCACAGCCAGGGAACGAGGCAGTACATCGCGCCGAAGCTGATGAAGCCGACCCAGCCCAGCGCCCCGGAGTGGACGTGTCCGATGGTCCAGTCGGTATAGTGGGACAGGGCGTTGACCGTCCGGATGGACATCAGGGGGCCCTCGAACGTCGACATGCCGTAGAAGGCGATGGCCACGACCATCATCCGCACCACGGGGTCGGTGCGCAGCTTGTCCCACGCCCCCGACAGGGTCATCAGGCCGTTGATCATCCCGCCCCAGGACGGCATCCAAAGCATGATCGAGAAGGTCATGCCCAGGGTCTGCGCCCACTGGGGCAGGGCGGTGTAGTGCAGGTGGTGCGGGCCCGCCCAGATGTAGATGAAGATCAGCGACCAGAAGTGCACGATCGACAGGCGGTAGGAATAGACCGGCCGCTCCACCCGCTTGGGCACGAAATAGTACATCATTCCCAGAAAGCCGGCGGTCAGGAAGAAGCCGACGGCGTTATGGCCGTACCACCACTGGACCAGGGCGTCCTGGACACCGGCGAAGACCGAATAGCTGCGCGCTTCGAGCAGGCCCACCGGAACGGCGGCATTGTTCACCAGGTGCAGCAGGGCGACCGTGACGATGAAGGCCAGGTAGAACCAGTTGGCCACATAGATGTGCGGTTCCTTGCGCTTCCAGATCGTGCCCAGGAAGACCAGCAGATAGGCGACCCAGACGATGGTCAGCCAGATGTCGACGTACCACTCGGGCTCGGCGTATTCGCGCGACTGGGTGATGCCGGCGAGATAGCCGGTGGCCGCAAGGACGATGAACAGCTGGTAGCCCCAGAAGACGAACCAAGGCCAGATGCCGCCGGCCAGGCGCGCCCGGCAGGTCCGCTGCACGACCCAGAAGGAGGTGCAGATCAGGGCGTTTCCGCCGAAGGCGAAGATCACGCCGGATGTGTGCAGCGGACGCAGTCGGCCAAAGTTCAGCCAGCCGGCTTCCGGGAAATAGAAGATGTCCGGCCAGGACAGCTGGGAGGCGATGACCACCCCGACCAGCATCCCCACAACGCCCCAGAACATGGTGGCGATGACCCCGGCGCGAATGACGCCGTCGGAGTAGCGCAAGGGGTCGGCACGGAACCGCCCGTTGTTGATGCCCAGCGTCATGGCCGCCAGCGAGAGCACGCCGGCGATCAGCAGGATGGTTCCATGAAACCGGAATGCCGGATCGTCGGTGAAGGCCGTCGCCAGAAGGGCGACGACGGTCAGCACTCCGAGAGTCACGAAAAGCGTGATGGTCCCGAACGCGAGTTCGTCAGTCTGTGGTCGATTCGGCATGCACGCCCCCTTGT of Brevundimonas subvibrioides contains these proteins:
- the ccoO gene encoding cytochrome-c oxidase, cbb3-type subunit II, which translates into the protein MWKKHGPLERHSLLLILGIVIVVSIGGIVEIAPLFWVESTIEEVEGVRPYTPLELAGRDIYIAEGCYSCHSQMIRPLRDEVERYGHYSLAAESMYDHPFQWGSKRTGPDLARVGGKYSNEWHRQHLGDPRSVVPESNMPPYVFLADQDLDLHAIRAKLATMRTVGVPYTDDEIENAEADARAQVDPYASETSALRGRYGPRIVQGDFDGDPARLTKMDALIAYLQQLGTMVDFRTYQAEDPDNMR
- the ccoN gene encoding cytochrome-c oxidase, cbb3-type subunit I, which encodes MTLGINNGRFRADPLRYSDGVIRAGVIATMFWGVVGMLVGVVIASQLSWPDIFYFPEAGWLNFGRLRPLHTSGVIFAFGGNALICTSFWVVQRTCRARLAGGIWPWFVFWGYQLFIVLAATGYLAGITQSREYAEPEWYVDIWLTIVWVAYLLVFLGTIWKRKEPHIYVANWFYLAFIVTVALLHLVNNAAVPVGLLEARSYSVFAGVQDALVQWWYGHNAVGFFLTAGFLGMMYYFVPKRVERPVYSYRLSIVHFWSLIFIYIWAGPHHLHYTALPQWAQTLGMTFSIMLWMPSWGGMINGLMTLSGAWDKLRTDPVVRMMVVAIAFYGMSTFEGPLMSIRTVNALSHYTDWTIGHVHSGALGWVGFISFGAMYCLVPWLWKKDRLYSNALVEWHFWIATTGIVLYITAMWVSGIMEGLMWREYTPDGYLANSFIETVAAKHIENVIRTVGGLMFLSGTLIMSYNLWRTIRMPSPEASETATAIAPHLLPAE
- a CDS encoding cbb3-type cytochrome c oxidase subunit 3, with translation MSGLDYETVARFAQQGGLVYFGAIFFAGIAYALWPRNGEAFRRLAQLPLEKDEDDHV